The sequence below is a genomic window from Salicibibacter cibarius.
TTCAGAGATGCTTTCCATATTTCGCATGATCAAACTTTCCGCTCCAATTTCATTTTGGATCACTTCGGTTATGTTACTGCTCACATTATTTTCAAAGATAACATATCCCAAGTCATTCTCTTCAGCAGTATTGACTAATTCAGCCAAATCTGATTGTGAAGGCTCTTCGGTAGAAGAAAGACCGTGAACGCTCAGCTGCTCAAGCCCGTACCTTTCTTCCCAATAGCCATATGCAGCGTGTGAGACAATGATTTGATTACGATCGGCTTCATCAAAGACGCGTTGCAGTTCTTGATCGACGTCTTCTAAGCCTGCGCTCAACTGCTCAAAATTCTCTTCAAAATATGCTTCTTCCTCTGGCAATAATTCAACCAACTCATCTTTAATGTTTTCCGCCAGTTCAATACTTCGTACAGGGTCGAGGAAAATATGCGGGTCACCATCGCCGCCTTCCCCGTCATGATCATCGATCTCAATGGTCACTGGCGCCGATTGGGCATAAGCTTCATGGTCATCATCGTACAATACGGCCATCAGCTCTTGACCGTCTTCGGCCGGGGCTTCATATTTTTCGGTATCTTGGTCCGACACCGCCTCCCATTCACCATCCTCACCATCGCGGGAATACCAGTGCCAGTGGTCATAATCTACGTCTTCATTCAACTCGGCAGTTAATGAAACATCATCTCCCGTATGGTAATGATCAAGTAATCCTTCAATCTCTACACCTTCCGATGCTTGCTGATCGTGGCCATTCCCATTGTCGTCATCGTCTTCTTCATGGCCGTGATCATGGTCCTCTTCGTTGCTATTCCCGTCATCATGATCATCGATTTCAATGATCACCGGCGCAGATTGGGCATAAGCTTCGTGGTCATCATCATACAATACGGCCATCAGCTCTTGGCCATCTTCCGCCGGGGCTTCATATTCTTCGGTATCTTGGTCCGATACCTCCTCCCATTCTTCATCTTCACCATCACGGGAATACCAGTGCCAGTGGTCATAATCTACGTCTTCATTCAATTCAGCAGTAAGCGAAACATCATCTCCCGTATGGTAATGATCAGCTAACCCTTCAACCTCCACACCTTCCGACGATTGGTGATCGTCATCGTTTCCATGCGCATCATCTTCCCCATCATCGTGGCCATCTCCACGTAAATCGATGTTTTCTGCGGCCGGAATGATGTGAGCATCCTCGTCAGCAAGTGCATCGTCCACCGTATCCGCGAACGGTTCCATCCCTGTTAAACCAGAATAAATAAAGGCATCTGATTCAGCAATTTGTACCATATCATTAGAAGAAGGCTCATAAGTATGCGCATCTGCATTCGGTGGATAGACACTTTCTGCCTCCACAAATTCCCCACCAATTTTTTCTGCAAAATCTTCCAGTACATAAAGGGAAGTGTAAATGGAAAGCGTATCCTCAGCATTTTCTTCGGGTTCACTCTCTTCCTCTGTTTCTTCAGCTTGACAACCGACAAGCATCAATCCCAACACTAAAAATGTTACGTATACATAAGGCTTCATAAGGCTTCCTCCTCCAGTTTCAATCCTTTACACTTAATTACTGGTCCGCTTTTTTCTCATGCGATTTTCGATTTTCATCAAACCACCCCTCCATCTTGCTCCAATAATCATCACTTTTTTATGCATGTTTCGTTTCTCCATCCGCCAATAAACTAGAATATCCCCCATTTCGGTATGAAACCTTCCAAATCACACAATGTTGCGGATACGGATAAATTTTCGGTCTGCAAGCAGAAGACCTCTTGCTACATGCAATGCAATGCAATGTTTTCTTTTGATCATTTATCAACTTGCTTTCTTAACGCCCGGGATCTGTCCTTTATGTGCGTACTCACGAAAAGCAATACGGGACATTTTATATTTTCGCAACACGCCACGCGGACGCCCCGTAATTTGGCACCGGCTTGTCAACCGAGTTGGCGATGAATCGCGCGGGAGTTTTCGCAAGGCTTTATAATCCCCTTCTTCCTTCAGCTTTCTGCGAAGCTCCGCATACTGTGCAACAAGTTGTTCTCGTTTTTGCTCTTTCACGATCTTCGATTTTTTTGCCATTCATCGTCACCCTTTCAATTTTAAAACGTAATGATTACGATCTAAGATTAAAGCAACTTTTTCCCATTGTCAAATGGAAAAAAACTTATATCCTAATCTTTTTTATTCAAAATATTTCTTCCACATGGTTGATAATCATACTGATCGCGGCTTTACTGCCTTCACTGGCAGCAATAACAAGCTGAGAAGGGCCAGTTGCATTGTCTCAGCTTGCATAAACTCTCTTAATTAACATTTGTACGGCCATAGGGATCGGCTTTAATTCCCTATATCATTCATCTCCAAATCCAG
It includes:
- a CDS encoding metal ABC transporter solute-binding protein, Zn/Mn family, which translates into the protein MKPYVYVTFLVLGLMLVGCQAEETEEESEPEENAEDTLSIYTSLYVLEDFAEKIGGEFVEAESVYPPNADAHTYEPSSNDMVQIAESDAFIYSGLTGMEPFADTVDDALADEDAHIIPAAENIDLRGDGHDDGEDDAHGNDDDHQSSEGVEVEGLADHYHTGDDVSLTAELNEDVDYDHWHWYSRDGEDEEWEEVSDQDTEEYEAPAEDGQELMAVLYDDDHEAYAQSAPVIIEIDDHDDGNSNEEDHDHGHEEDDDDNGNGHDQQASEGVEIEGLLDHYHTGDDVSLTAELNEDVDYDHWHWYSRDGEDGEWEAVSDQDTEKYEAPAEDGQELMAVLYDDDHEAYAQSAPVTIEIDDHDGEGGDGDPHIFLDPVRSIELAENIKDELVELLPEEEAYFEENFEQLSAGLEDVDQELQRVFDEADRNQIIVSHAAYGYWEERYGLEQLSVHGLSSTEEPSQSDLAELVNTAEENDLGYVIFENNVSSNITEVIQNEIGAESLIMRNMESISEDDLEAGEDYFSMMEMNIETLEIALNN
- the rpsN gene encoding 30S ribosomal protein S14, which translates into the protein MAKKSKIVKEQKREQLVAQYAELRRKLKEEGDYKALRKLPRDSSPTRLTSRCQITGRPRGVLRKYKMSRIAFREYAHKGQIPGVKKAS